One genomic region from Pseudomonas hormoni encodes:
- a CDS encoding LrgB family protein, with translation MIFDWQGAWASVIHHPLFGIGITLGAYQLVLAAFEKTRWIFLQPVLVSMLLVIGVLVGCGLTYAEYRKSTEILSILLGPATVALAVPLYLNLRRIRQLFWPIFTTLVIGGVVATGMGVLLGWSFGAEHMILMTMAPKSVTSPIAMLVAEQIGGVAALAAVFVLITGVIGAIFGPSLLNRLGVHSPEARGMALGMTAHAVGTAVAMQESEECGAFAALAMSLMGVATAVFLPLAVSMVV, from the coding sequence ATGATTTTTGACTGGCAAGGCGCCTGGGCGTCGGTGATTCATCATCCGTTGTTCGGCATCGGCATCACCCTCGGCGCCTATCAACTGGTGCTCGCGGCGTTCGAGAAAACCCGCTGGATCTTTCTGCAGCCGGTGCTGGTCTCCATGTTGCTGGTGATTGGCGTTTTGGTGGGCTGCGGCCTGACGTACGCCGAGTACCGCAAAAGCACCGAGATCCTCAGTATTTTGCTCGGCCCGGCCACGGTCGCGCTGGCTGTGCCGCTTTACCTCAATCTGCGGCGGATCCGGCAGTTGTTCTGGCCGATATTTACTACGCTGGTGATAGGCGGTGTCGTCGCCACCGGCATGGGCGTGTTGCTGGGTTGGTCGTTCGGTGCCGAACACATGATCCTGATGACCATGGCGCCGAAGTCGGTGACCTCGCCGATTGCCATGCTGGTGGCCGAGCAGATTGGGGGTGTCGCGGCGCTGGCGGCGGTGTTCGTATTGATTACCGGCGTGATCGGAGCGATCTTTGGGCCGAGCCTGCTGAACCGGCTCGGCGTCCACAGCCCCGAGGCGCGCGGCATGGCGCTGGGCATGACCGCCCATGCCGTTGGCACCGCGGTGGCCATGCAGGAAAGTGAAGAATGCGGCGCCTTTGCGGCGCTGGCAATGAGTCTGATGGGCGTGGCCACGGCGGTGTTCCTGCCGTTGGCGGTGTCGATGGTGGTGTAA
- a CDS encoding CidA/LrgA family protein — MLLRGLTWLVLFQLLGTAINHLFLPVLPGPIIGLLLLLVYLICRGQVGEPLNLAASSLLRYLPLLLVPPAVGVMVYAKDIAADFWAIVGALVLSLLLSMAFAGVLMQRMVKRHAHREDPQ, encoded by the coding sequence ATGTTGTTACGTGGCCTGACCTGGCTGGTGTTGTTCCAATTGCTGGGCACAGCCATCAATCATTTGTTTTTGCCGGTGCTGCCGGGGCCGATTATTGGCCTGCTGCTTCTGCTGGTGTACCTGATCTGTCGTGGCCAGGTGGGCGAACCGCTGAACCTCGCCGCGAGCAGCTTGCTGCGTTACCTGCCGTTGCTGCTGGTGCCGCCGGCCGTGGGCGTGATGGTTTACGCCAAGGACATTGCCGCGGACTTCTGGGCCATTGTGGGTGCGCTGGTATTGTCGCTGCTGTTGTCCATGGCGTTCGCCGGTGTGCTGATGCAGCGCATGGTCAAGCGCCACGCGCACCGCGAGGACCCGCAATGA
- a CDS encoding MaoC family dehydratase — translation MPYVPVAELKDYVGKELGRSDWLTIDQERINLFAEATGDYQFIHVDPVKAAQTPFGSTIAHGFLSLSLIPKLMENILILPEGAKMVINYGLDSVRFIQPVKVNSRVRLKVDMNEVTEKKPGQWLLKATATLEIEGSDKPAFIAEPLSLCFV, via the coding sequence ATGCCCTATGTTCCCGTTGCAGAGCTCAAAGATTATGTCGGCAAGGAACTTGGACGTTCCGATTGGCTTACCATCGATCAGGAGCGCATCAACCTGTTCGCCGAAGCCACAGGGGACTATCAGTTCATCCATGTCGACCCGGTCAAAGCCGCGCAAACGCCATTTGGCAGTACCATTGCCCACGGTTTCCTGTCGCTGTCGCTGATCCCCAAACTGATGGAGAACATCCTCATCCTGCCTGAAGGGGCAAAGATGGTGATCAACTATGGTCTGGATAGCGTTCGTTTCATCCAGCCAGTGAAGGTCAATTCCAGGGTTCGCCTCAAGGTCGACATGAACGAAGTCACCGAGAAGAAACCCGGCCAATGGCTGCTCAAAGCCACCGCCACGCTCGAGATTGAAGGTTCGGACAAACCGGCCTTTATCGCCGAGCCGCTGTCGCTCTGCTTCGTGTAA